One genomic window of Micropterus dolomieu isolate WLL.071019.BEF.003 ecotype Adirondacks linkage group LG14, ASM2129224v1, whole genome shotgun sequence includes the following:
- the mfsd1l gene encoding major facilitator superfamily domain-containing protein 1 isoform X2 — translation MSPQQYNLLYAIYAWTNAVVVILAGFLIDKLGNRFGVFLFSFLCVLGSSLFALGSHYKGSPYLLPLMLTGRLLFGSGNGSLTIVQNRITAFWFRGKELALAFGLTLAFSRLGSVLNFFLTQKFEEKYGMQWTLWGGALLCVLGFISAIVVSALDKIGMTQLGLDGAIQEESRKVRIQDVKLLSLRYWLLVLTIMFFYNGIFPFIADASKFIQDKYSGYSQKEAAYIAGAVYDSSLVLSATVGILIDYVGLRGIFAVACAVLTLPVFGLLAFTFVPPLVSTIWLGVTYSFAAASMWPSIPLVVPQATLGTAMGLATSVQMVGIGVSNLVVGQILGTKSSETKIPLWRWQRMMIFMLANTISCIVTSVLLNTVDHRQGGTLNKTTKRSAQAEIDSDREPLNQGEEQQEEEEEEVVRSPSINS, via the exons ATGAGCCCTCAGCAGTACAATCTTCTTTATGCCATCTATGCTTGGAC GAATGCAGTTGTGGTGATCCTGGCTGGGTTCCTGATTGACAAATTAGGAAACCGCT TTGGAGTATTTCTGTTctcctttctgtgtgttttgggcTCGTCGCTGTTTGCACTGGGTTCCCACTATAAAGGATCTCCCTATCTGCTGCCACTTATGCTCACAGGCCGACTACTTTTTGGATCAGGCAACGGATCTCTGACCA TTGTTCAGAACCGCATCACAGCCTTTTGGTTCAGAGGGAAGGAGCTGGCCTTGGCTTTCGGTCTGACCCTGGCTTTCTCTCGCCTGGGTTCAGTCCTGAACTTCTTCCTCACCCAGAAGTTTGAAGAAAAATATGGCATGCAGTGGACACTCTGGGGTG GTGCACTGCTGTGTGTGCTGGGCTTTATATCTGCCATTGTAGTCAGTGCCCTGGACAAGATCGGTATGACGCAGCTGGGTCTTGATGGTGCCATTCAAGAGGAGTCCCGCAAAGTG aggatTCAGGATGTGAAGCTCCTGTCCCTAAGATACTGGCTGCTGGTTCTCACCATCATGTTCTTCTACAACGGCATTTTCCCATTCATCGCAGATGCCAG TAAGTTCATTCAGGATAAGTACAGTGGCTACAGTCAGAAGGAGGCGGCCTACATCGCCGGGGCAGTTTATGACAGCTCACTGGTCCTCTCAGCCACCGTGGGCATCCTCATA GATTATGTGGGCCTGCGGGGCATTTTCGCAGTGGCCTGCGCTGTCCTCACGCTGCCTGTGTTTGGACTCCTGGCCTTCACCTTTGTCCCTCCACTTGTCTCCACCATATGGCTCGGAGTCACCTACTCTTTTGCTGCT GCAAGCATGTGGCCTTCTATTCCCCTCGTGGTACCTCAGGCGACTCTGGGAACCGCCATGGGTCTGGCCACCTCCGTACAGATGGTTGGGATTGGGGTGTCCAATCTGGTTGTTGGGCAGATTCTGGGCACCAAGTCCAG CGAAACAAAAATTCCGCTGTGGCGTTGGCAGAGGATGATGATCTTCATGTTGGCTAACACTATCAGCTGCATCGTCACGTCAGTGCTGCTCAACACTGTCGACCACAGACAG ggCGGGACCCTGAACAAGACAACCAAGAGGTCAGCACAGGCAGAGATAGATTCAGACAGAGAGCCGCTCAACCAGGGAGAGgaacagcaggaggaggaagaggaagaggtggtCAGATCTCCTTCTATCAACTCCTAA
- the mfsd1l gene encoding major facilitator superfamily domain-containing protein 1 isoform X1, producing the protein MTQPAEKAYYRFVVLFFNCLLTFGSYFCFDMPSVLQDQFQGNLTCPNATVINGTVDCVEGLGMSPQQYNLLYAIYAWTNAVVVILAGFLIDKLGNRFGVFLFSFLCVLGSSLFALGSHYKGSPYLLPLMLTGRLLFGSGNGSLTIVQNRITAFWFRGKELALAFGLTLAFSRLGSVLNFFLTQKFEEKYGMQWTLWGGALLCVLGFISAIVVSALDKIGMTQLGLDGAIQEESRKVRIQDVKLLSLRYWLLVLTIMFFYNGIFPFIADASKFIQDKYSGYSQKEAAYIAGAVYDSSLVLSATVGILIDYVGLRGIFAVACAVLTLPVFGLLAFTFVPPLVSTIWLGVTYSFAAASMWPSIPLVVPQATLGTAMGLATSVQMVGIGVSNLVVGQILGTKSSETKIPLWRWQRMMIFMLANTISCIVTSVLLNTVDHRQGGTLNKTTKRSAQAEIDSDREPLNQGEEQQEEEEEEVVRSPSINS; encoded by the exons ATGACGCAGCCGGCAGAGAAAG CTTATTATCGCTTTGTGGTGCTGTTCTTCAACTGCCTGCTGACATTTGGCTCCTACTTCTGCTTTGACATGCCCAGTGTTTTGCAGGATCAGTTCCAAGGG AACCTGACATGTCCCAATGCAACAGTGATCAATGGGACGGTGGACTGTGTGGAGGGATTGGGGATGAGCCCTCAGCAGTACAATCTTCTTTATGCCATCTATGCTTGGAC GAATGCAGTTGTGGTGATCCTGGCTGGGTTCCTGATTGACAAATTAGGAAACCGCT TTGGAGTATTTCTGTTctcctttctgtgtgttttgggcTCGTCGCTGTTTGCACTGGGTTCCCACTATAAAGGATCTCCCTATCTGCTGCCACTTATGCTCACAGGCCGACTACTTTTTGGATCAGGCAACGGATCTCTGACCA TTGTTCAGAACCGCATCACAGCCTTTTGGTTCAGAGGGAAGGAGCTGGCCTTGGCTTTCGGTCTGACCCTGGCTTTCTCTCGCCTGGGTTCAGTCCTGAACTTCTTCCTCACCCAGAAGTTTGAAGAAAAATATGGCATGCAGTGGACACTCTGGGGTG GTGCACTGCTGTGTGTGCTGGGCTTTATATCTGCCATTGTAGTCAGTGCCCTGGACAAGATCGGTATGACGCAGCTGGGTCTTGATGGTGCCATTCAAGAGGAGTCCCGCAAAGTG aggatTCAGGATGTGAAGCTCCTGTCCCTAAGATACTGGCTGCTGGTTCTCACCATCATGTTCTTCTACAACGGCATTTTCCCATTCATCGCAGATGCCAG TAAGTTCATTCAGGATAAGTACAGTGGCTACAGTCAGAAGGAGGCGGCCTACATCGCCGGGGCAGTTTATGACAGCTCACTGGTCCTCTCAGCCACCGTGGGCATCCTCATA GATTATGTGGGCCTGCGGGGCATTTTCGCAGTGGCCTGCGCTGTCCTCACGCTGCCTGTGTTTGGACTCCTGGCCTTCACCTTTGTCCCTCCACTTGTCTCCACCATATGGCTCGGAGTCACCTACTCTTTTGCTGCT GCAAGCATGTGGCCTTCTATTCCCCTCGTGGTACCTCAGGCGACTCTGGGAACCGCCATGGGTCTGGCCACCTCCGTACAGATGGTTGGGATTGGGGTGTCCAATCTGGTTGTTGGGCAGATTCTGGGCACCAAGTCCAG CGAAACAAAAATTCCGCTGTGGCGTTGGCAGAGGATGATGATCTTCATGTTGGCTAACACTATCAGCTGCATCGTCACGTCAGTGCTGCTCAACACTGTCGACCACAGACAG ggCGGGACCCTGAACAAGACAACCAAGAGGTCAGCACAGGCAGAGATAGATTCAGACAGAGAGCCGCTCAACCAGGGAGAGgaacagcaggaggaggaagaggaagaggtggtCAGATCTCCTTCTATCAACTCCTAA